The DNA sequence CGGAGACGTAGACCGGTGGCGGCTGCTCGGGCAGCGTGTAGATCCGGGCGTTGTCCACCGTGTAGTGGTTGCCGTCGTGGTGGGTGAACCCGCCCTTCCACATCCGGCGCATGATGTCGATCGCCTCCTCGAGCATCTCCAGCCGGGTGCCGGCGCTCGGCCAGGGGTCGCCGAAGATGTGCTCGTTGAGGGCCTCGCCGGTGCCGACCCCGAGCACGAACCGGCCCTCCATGAGGACCGCGCTGGTCGCCGCGGCCTGCGCGATCACCGCCGGATGGATGCGTACGGTGGGGCAGGTGACCGCGGTGGTGACCGGGAGTCGGCAGACCTGGCTCAGCGCGCCGATCATCGACCAGACGAACGGGCTCTGCCCCTGCGCGTCGACCCACGGGTGGAAGTGGTCGGAGATCCACAGCGCCTCGAAGCCGGCCCGTTCGGCGCCCCGTGCCTGGTCGAGCAGTTCCGCGGGGGTGTACTCCTCGCTGGACAGGAAGTAGCCGATGCGCATGACGAGCCTCCTCGAGCCGGGGGATTGCCTCGGCTGGGGAGGTACCCCGGCGGGCGCACCTCATGCCCGGTCCGCCCGGTCGCCCCGGGTCAGCGGCCCTTGCCGAACAGGGCGCGGATGGCCGCCACGAGCAGCAGGATGCCGAGGATCGCGCCGATCAGCTGGACGCCGGGGATCTCCGACCACGGGGTCTCCTCGGCGGCCGTGACCCACGGGGTCTGCCCGGCGGCGGAGATGCGCGTCATCACCGCACCTTCGCACAGCGGTGGAGGTCGTGCCCACCCCGGCTTCGTGACGTAGATCACGGAAGCGCTCCCAGTGGCCGGCCGAAACTGGTCGGCCGTCGGCCCAATTAATAGAAAGGTTTATTGACTATTAGACCGGCCGGGTGTGAACATGGCAGCTACCGCGCAGCCGTGGGGGCCGGCGGAGTGTCTACTGTGGAACTACGGGGGCCTGATGACCGACCGGAGCGGAGAACTGCCGCGGCTCGCTGCCCAAGTGCTGCAACCCGGCTTCGAGGGCACCACCCCGCCGGCGTGGATACGCCGCTGGCTGGGCGAGGGACTGGGCGGGGTGGCGCTGTTCGCCCGCAACGTCGAGGACCCCGAGCAGGTCAGCCGGCTCACCGCCGCGCTGCGCGCCGAACGCCCCGACGTCGTCGTCGCGATCGACGAGGAGGCCGGCGACGTCACCCGGTTCGAATCCCGCCGGGGCAGCTCACGCCCCGGCAACCTGGCGCTCGGCACGATCGACGACCCGGCCCTGACCGAGGCGGTCGCCCGCGACATCGGCGCCGAACTCGCCGCCGCCGGCATCACCCTCAACTACGCGCCGGACGCCGACGTCAACTCCAACCCCGGCAACCCCGTGATCGGCGTACGGTCGTTCGGCGCCGACCCCGCACTCGTCGCCCGGCACACCGCCGCCTGGATCACCGGCCTGCAGTCCGGCGGCGTCGCCGCCTGTGCCAAGCACTTCCCCGGCCACGGCGACACCAGCGTCGACTCCCACGTCGACGTACCCCGGATCGCCTCCGACCGCGACCGCCTCGACACCTGCGAACTACCGCCGTTCCGGGCCGCCATCGCCGCCGGCGTACAGGCGATCATGACCGGCCACCTGCTCGTCCCGGCAGTCGACCCGCGACACCCGGCCACCCTCAGCCGCCTCGTCCTGAGCGACCTGCTCCGCGGCGAACTCGGCTTCAACGGCGTCATCGTCACCGACGCCATCGAGATGAAGGCCATCACCGACCGGTACGGCTTCGAGGCCGGCACCGTACGCGCCCTCGCCGCCGGCGCCGACGCCATCTGCATCGGCGGTGAACTGTCCGACGAGGACAGCGCCGACCGGTTGCGCCGGGCGATCGTGGCGGCCGTCGTCGACGGCACCCTGCCCGAGGAACGGCTCGTCGAAGCCGCCAAGCGGGTCGACGAACTCGCCGCCTGGACCATGCAGAGCCGGTCCGGGCTCGGCCCGTGGGCCGGCCACGGTCCGGACGGGTCACCGATCGGCCTGGCCGCCGCCCGCCGGGCCGTACGGGTCACCGTCGCAGGAGGCCACGTCCCGCTGCCCCTGACCGGACCCGCCCACGTGATCGAGTTCGCCCCGCCGCGCAACATCGCCATCGGCGCGGAGACCCCCTGGGGCGTCGGCGCACCCCTGACCGACCTGCTGCCCGGCACCACCACCGCCCGCCTGGACGAGGCTGACCTGCCGGCCGGCGGGGAACCACCGGCCGCGCTGCTCGCCGCCGCCGCCGGCCGGTCGCTCGTCCTCGTCGTCCGCGACCTGCACCGGCATCCGTGGATGGCCGCCGCGGTCGACCGGGCCCTGTCGGCCCGCCCCGACGCGATCGTGGTGGAGATGGGGCTGCCGGTCACGGTCACCGGGCAGGCGCACCTGGCCACGTACGGTGCCACCCGGGCCGGTGCGCGGGCCGCCGCCGAGCTGCTCGCCGGCACCTCCTGAGCAGCCGTTCCGTCCTCACCATCGGTGCCCCCACAGGCACCGTAGGTCGCAGTATGGTCCTCCGGTGACCTCCCGCTGGCAGCGGGTCGCGATGAACCCCTCGTGGATCCGGTGGCTTCCCTGCGCCCACGCCTACCTCACCGTCGTCCCCGTCGCCGGCCGGTTCCCCCGCTCGGCCTGGGACGACGTGGTGCCCTGGGACGATCCGGTGTGGTGCGACCCCGGCGGCATCGAGGACTGGGTGGGGCGCACCGGGGCACGGCAGGCACGCCGCGGCGAACCCGCCGAACGCGAGATCCGTGCCCGGTATGCGCAGGTGCTCGCACTGCGCGAAACACGGATGGATGTCTTCGCCGAGATGTGCCGGCGGCGGGACCTGCCCACCCCGCACACCGTCACCGAACTCCTGATCTGCCTCGCCGGCCTCGGACTGTTCGACCTCGACGGTGCCGCCGGCGATTCCTGGGTGTGCCCGCACCTCGACCGTGACCCGCTCGACGTGCTGCCGCTGTCCGCACCCGAATCCGACCTGGAACGACTCGCCCAGCGCGACGACCGGGCCGTCCAGGTCGCGATCGCCGTACGCCGGCTCGCCGTCCGCGCCCGCCGACGTTGGCCGAAGCGGCGCACGGTCAGCACCACCGTCGCGGCGGTCGCGGGCATGGCCGGGGTGACGCCGCGGGAGGCG is a window from the Polymorphospora rubra genome containing:
- a CDS encoding glycoside hydrolase family 3 protein; amino-acid sequence: MTDRSGELPRLAAQVLQPGFEGTTPPAWIRRWLGEGLGGVALFARNVEDPEQVSRLTAALRAERPDVVVAIDEEAGDVTRFESRRGSSRPGNLALGTIDDPALTEAVARDIGAELAAAGITLNYAPDADVNSNPGNPVIGVRSFGADPALVARHTAAWITGLQSGGVAACAKHFPGHGDTSVDSHVDVPRIASDRDRLDTCELPPFRAAIAAGVQAIMTGHLLVPAVDPRHPATLSRLVLSDLLRGELGFNGVIVTDAIEMKAITDRYGFEAGTVRALAAGADAICIGGELSDEDSADRLRRAIVAAVVDGTLPEERLVEAAKRVDELAAWTMQSRSGLGPWAGHGPDGSPIGLAAARRAVRVTVAGGHVPLPLTGPAHVIEFAPPRNIAIGAETPWGVGAPLTDLLPGTTTARLDEADLPAGGEPPAALLAAAAGRSLVLVVRDLHRHPWMAAAVDRALSARPDAIVVEMGLPVTVTGQAHLATYGATRAGARAAAELLAGTS
- a CDS encoding DUF6042 family protein yields the protein MTSRWQRVAMNPSWIRWLPCAHAYLTVVPVAGRFPRSAWDDVVPWDDPVWCDPGGIEDWVGRTGARQARRGEPAEREIRARYAQVLALRETRMDVFAEMCRRRDLPTPHTVTELLICLAGLGLFDLDGAAGDSWVCPHLDRDPLDVLPLSAPESDLERLAQRDDRAVQVAIAVRRLAVRARRRWPKRRTVSTTVAAVAGMAGVTPREATEALGDLGNLAGLRTDTVDPPDSVRITVPWPEFGQRFPFSELPAPEHAI
- a CDS encoding TIGR03557 family F420-dependent LLM class oxidoreductase encodes the protein MRIGYFLSSEEYTPAELLDQARGAERAGFEALWISDHFHPWVDAQGQSPFVWSMIGALSQVCRLPVTTAVTCPTVRIHPAVIAQAAATSAVLMEGRFVLGVGTGEALNEHIFGDPWPSAGTRLEMLEEAIDIMRRMWKGGFTHHDGNHYTVDNARIYTLPEQPPPVYVSAFGPKAIDLAARIGDGYVSTMPDADLVRRFRDNGGGDKPCQGGFKAAYASAADEGARLAYERWPNAGVPGELSQVLPSPRHFEQAAELVTPDLVRKAFVCGDDAREHLEMIDRYAKAGFDEVYVANTGPHYQGLFDLYAERVFPALR